Proteins co-encoded in one Nostoc sp. MS1 genomic window:
- a CDS encoding IS1380 family transposase, with product MTPTFTDITPKQFKFSGEKSHPIVVNFQGGTVTSDAGLSLIAEIDRKLEITSKFAQCFQDYRQPNRVDHSVESLIKQRIYGLVMGYEDLNDHEELRHDPMFALAVLKTIGIEDEPAILAGKSTLNRLEHCPEEIEQGVDSRYHKIGHSRSEIESLFVKIFLESYAKEPRQIILDLDVTDDLVHGNQEQVFFNTYYGGYCYAPLYIFCGKHLLASKLRPSNVDPAFGALSELQRVIKQIRQQWKNVEILVRGDSAYSRDDIMRWCESQPGLDYVFGLAQNSRLIGMTTTTQNRASLEFEQKLSTVVSFLETVFQPDEQLPSLAEDLIDNSIWYKSLDYQTRESWSRSRRVVCKVEYGTKGAKIRFVVTSLATNKVPLSQLYKQKYCQRGEMENRFKEQQLELFSDRTSTHTFAGNQLRLWFSSVAYVLMNALRQKCLAKTELQNATVGTIRTKLLKLGALITISTRRILIAITSSCPYKHIFATAHRRLKMLPNTA from the coding sequence ATGACCCCGACTTTCACAGATATTACACCAAAACAATTCAAATTCTCCGGGGAAAAATCACACCCGATTGTAGTTAATTTTCAGGGTGGGACGGTAACATCGGATGCAGGATTAAGCTTAATTGCGGAAATAGACAGAAAATTAGAAATCACATCAAAATTTGCACAGTGTTTCCAAGATTACCGTCAGCCAAATCGAGTTGACCATTCAGTAGAGAGTTTAATTAAACAACGTATATACGGGTTAGTCATGGGATATGAAGACTTAAATGACCACGAGGAATTACGTCATGACCCGATGTTTGCTCTAGCAGTCTTAAAAACAATTGGAATAGAGGATGAGCCTGCAATATTGGCAGGAAAAAGTACATTAAACCGACTGGAACATTGCCCTGAAGAGATAGAACAAGGAGTAGACAGTCGTTATCATAAAATCGGGCATTCTCGATCAGAGATTGAAAGTTTATTTGTCAAAATATTTCTAGAATCTTACGCCAAAGAGCCAAGACAAATTATTTTGGATTTAGATGTAACTGATGACTTAGTACACGGCAATCAGGAGCAAGTTTTCTTCAATACTTATTATGGGGGATACTGCTATGCTCCACTGTATATATTTTGTGGAAAACATCTGTTAGCATCCAAACTTCGCCCTTCAAATGTAGACCCAGCATTTGGGGCATTATCAGAACTACAGAGAGTGATTAAACAAATACGTCAACAATGGAAGAATGTTGAGATTTTAGTACGTGGAGATAGTGCCTATTCTAGGGACGATATCATGAGGTGGTGTGAATCACAGCCCGGTTTAGATTATGTTTTTGGATTGGCGCAAAATAGTCGTTTAATTGGGATGACTACGACGACTCAAAATAGAGCCTCGCTTGAGTTTGAGCAAAAACTATCAACAGTAGTTTCATTTTTAGAAACAGTATTTCAGCCAGATGAACAACTTCCTTCGCTTGCGGAAGATTTGATTGATAACTCAATTTGGTACAAGTCTTTAGACTATCAAACCCGTGAATCTTGGAGTCGTAGTCGTCGTGTTGTTTGTAAGGTTGAATATGGGACGAAGGGAGCTAAAATTCGTTTTGTTGTAACTTCTTTAGCTACTAATAAAGTACCTCTTAGTCAACTGTATAAACAAAAATATTGTCAGCGAGGGGAGATGGAAAATCGCTTTAAAGAACAACAATTAGAACTTTTTAGTGATAGAACAAGCACCCACACGTTTGCGGGAAATCAATTACGTCTGTGGTTTTCTTCTGTTGCTTACGTTTTGATGAATGCGTTGCGTCAAAAATGTTTAGCTAAAACTGAATTACAAAATGCCACTGTTGGAACTATTCGTACCAAGTTATTGAAGTTAGGAGCTTTAATTACTATAAGTACACGCCGTATTTTAATTGCAATTACTAGTTCTTGTCCATACAAACATATATTTGCTACTGCTCATAGACGTTTAAAAATGCTCCCTAATACTGCTTAA
- a CDS encoding reverse transcriptase/maturase family protein: MRNAETILSVIRDRGYRGLPLDDIYRQLFNLNLYLLAYSRIYKNDGAMTQGITSETVDGMSIKKIENLIEDIRYERFRWTPVRRINIPKKNGKTRPLGIPTWNDKLIQEVIRLILEAYYEPQFSNSSHGFRQERGCHTALTVIDRTWQGTKWFIEGDIRGCFDNIDHKILMSTLRETIQDNRFLRLIENLLKAGYCEQWKYYSTLSGTPQGLILSPILANIYLDKFDKFIEQILIPKYTLGKHRAENPEYSKLVKLAWYYRKNGQVDKARQLEIKYQKMPSKNVRDPEYRRLNYVRYADDFLLGFIGSFQEAKEIKEKLKTFLAENLQLELSPEKTLITNARNEAASFLGYKILVQYSDDKHTNGKRSINGIIALRIPARFIEEKCTLYMRNGKPIHRPELINDDDFTIINIYQSEFRGYVQFYSLAQNIAWLRKLQWIMSSSLMKTLACKHKTRISHKQ, encoded by the coding sequence AGCCGCATCTACAAAAATGATGGGGCAATGACGCAAGGAATTACATCAGAGACTGTTGATGGGATGTCCATCAAAAAGATTGAAAACCTCATAGAGGATATTCGCTATGAACGTTTTCGGTGGACACCAGTACGGCGAATTAATATTCCCAAGAAAAATGGAAAAACTCGACCTCTGGGTATTCCCACTTGGAACGATAAATTGATTCAGGAAGTAATACGTTTAATATTAGAAGCGTACTACGAACCTCAATTTTCTAACAGCAGTCATGGTTTTCGACAAGAGCGCGGATGCCATACGGCGCTAACAGTAATAGACCGTACTTGGCAAGGAACTAAATGGTTTATCGAAGGAGATATTCGCGGTTGCTTTGACAATATAGATCATAAAATCTTAATGTCAACCTTACGCGAGACAATCCAAGATAATCGTTTCTTGAGATTGATTGAAAACTTACTCAAGGCAGGTTACTGTGAGCAATGGAAATATTATTCCACCCTGAGCGGAACGCCGCAAGGCTTGATTTTATCACCCATACTCGCCAATATCTATCTTGACAAATTCGATAAATTTATCGAACAGATACTCATCCCAAAATATACACTTGGTAAACATCGGGCAGAAAATCCAGAGTATTCAAAACTCGTAAAACTTGCTTGGTATTACAGGAAAAACGGACAAGTTGATAAAGCGCGACAACTGGAAATTAAATACCAGAAAATGCCTTCTAAAAATGTTCGTGACCCTGAATACAGAAGGTTAAATTACGTCCGCTATGCAGACGATTTCCTACTTGGTTTTATTGGCTCATTCCAAGAGGCAAAAGAAATTAAGGAAAAACTCAAGACATTTTTAGCTGAAAATCTTCAGTTGGAACTGTCACCCGAAAAGACCCTGATTACTAATGCTAGGAATGAGGCAGCAAGCTTTCTAGGTTACAAAATTCTAGTCCAATATTCTGACGATAAGCATACCAATGGTAAACGCTCAATCAACGGAATTATTGCACTAAGAATCCCAGCAAGATTTATAGAAGAAAAATGTACCCTATACATGAGGAATGGTAAACCCATTCATCGCCCTGAATTAATAAATGATGATGATTTTACTATTATCAACATTTACCAATCAGAATTTAGAGGGTATGTACAATTCTATAGCCTTGCCCAAAATATTGCATGGCTGCGAAAACTTCAATGGATTATGTCGAGTTCGCTGATGAAAACCCTTGCCTGTAAACACAAAACCCGGATTTCTCACAAGCAGTAA
- a CDS encoding RtcB family protein — MRALARLGLDVTYNDQVYSVRLSNAPNAAVAEVLLPEGFPVEAKAFKQLATLANIRHPAGGCVCRACATPDFHPGDAGIAIGSVVETQDMVIPTAVGSDINCGMRLHVVDLTIDEFLAKRDLFVERMKGDYFFGTRDVTMTAQSMRALFQYGVTGWLDAMLDQPTGSVVKSDLQQLAIESDRIFLNGSMDGDWKFAPIELVPDDGLVRDGSLATIGSGNHFVEVQRVERVENRALAHAWGVREGQLAFMIHSGSRNVGKYIGGMWRDRAKAVWPKCLKYPDEQIFPLSTHSHPELVESYLQAQATAANYGFVNRLLLAELLRLRLRSVYGDVEAPLVYDLPHNITLREKDRTWITRKGASPAYAGQPVIIPGSMGTESYLMVGQSNPAFCNSASHGAGRLRSRFDLNRRGASQSEAELGLTGVDCITLRSERRIEEAPAAYKPIGSVIDAQVEAQMVAVVARLSPVLTFKA; from the coding sequence ATGCGTGCTTTAGCACGGCTTGGTCTAGATGTAACATACAATGACCAAGTTTACTCTGTTCGTTTATCCAATGCACCCAATGCAGCAGTAGCAGAAGTCCTTTTACCAGAAGGCTTTCCTGTAGAAGCTAAGGCATTCAAACAGTTAGCAACTTTGGCAAATATTCGTCATCCAGCAGGTGGGTGTGTCTGTCGTGCCTGTGCCACACCAGACTTTCACCCTGGTGATGCAGGTATTGCCATTGGTTCAGTAGTAGAAACCCAGGATATGGTTATTCCCACTGCTGTCGGGTCTGACATTAACTGTGGAATGCGTCTTCATGTGGTCGATTTAACTATCGATGAATTTTTAGCAAAGCGTGACTTGTTTGTAGAACGCATGAAAGGAGATTACTTCTTTGGTACTCGTGATGTCACAATGACGGCTCAATCCATGCGAGCTTTGTTCCAATATGGAGTGACTGGTTGGTTGGATGCAATGTTAGACCAACCAACTGGTAGTGTGGTCAAATCTGATTTACAGCAACTTGCCATTGAGAGCGATCGCATATTTTTGAATGGTTCAATGGATGGTGATTGGAAATTTGCGCCGATTGAGTTGGTTCCTGATGATGGATTAGTCCGAGATGGTTCCTTGGCTACTATCGGTTCGGGGAACCATTTTGTAGAAGTACAGCGAGTTGAGCGAGTAGAAAATCGCGCTTTAGCCCATGCTTGGGGAGTGCGAGAAGGACAATTGGCGTTCATGATTCACTCAGGTTCGCGCAATGTAGGGAAGTACATTGGTGGTATGTGGCGAGATCGCGCTAAAGCTGTTTGGCCAAAATGTCTGAAGTACCCCGATGAGCAGATTTTTCCTCTTTCAACTCATTCCCACCCAGAGTTAGTCGAAAGTTATTTACAAGCTCAAGCCACTGCTGCCAACTATGGCTTTGTCAATCGCTTATTGTTAGCGGAGTTGCTCCGTCTACGGTTACGCTCAGTTTATGGAGATGTAGAAGCCCCTTTAGTCTATGATTTACCCCACAATATCACCCTAAGAGAAAAAGACCGAACCTGGATAACACGCAAGGGTGCAAGTCCTGCTTATGCCGGACAGCCAGTGATTATTCCTGGTTCAATGGGTACTGAGTCTTACCTGATGGTGGGTCAAAGCAATCCAGCTTTCTGCAACTCTGCTTCACACGGAGCAGGAAGACTTCGTTCTCGTTTTGATCTCAATCGCCGGGGTGCATCTCAAAGTGAAGCCGAATTAGGTTTAACTGGGGTAGACTGTATTACCTTGCGTTCAGAACGTAGAATAGAAGAAGCACCCGCCGCCTATAAGCCGATTGGCTCTGTGATTGATGCACAAGTTGAAGCCCAGATGGTGGCAGTAGTCGCCCGTTTGAGTCCGGTGCTGACCTTTAAAGCTTAG